A portion of the Paenibacillus sp. PvR098 genome contains these proteins:
- the rlmB gene encoding 23S rRNA (guanosine(2251)-2'-O)-methyltransferase RlmB, whose amino-acid sequence MEEEFIGGKHSVLEALRSGRTINKIWIAEQAQKQLIQPIIAEAKQNGVIVQFADKRKLDQMADGLQHQGIVAQVAAYAYAEVEDLLARAEERGEMPFLLLLDEIEDPHNLGSILRTADCTGVHGVIIPKRRSVGLTATVSKTSAGAVEYVPVARVTNLAQTIELLKERGVWVAGADVGAEQPVYQTNLALPLAIVIGNEGKGVGRLIKEKCDFLLKLPMVGQINSLNASVAASVFMYEVVRQRTAAR is encoded by the coding sequence ATGGAAGAAGAGTTTATCGGGGGAAAGCACTCGGTTCTGGAAGCACTGCGTTCCGGGCGAACCATCAATAAGATTTGGATTGCCGAGCAGGCACAAAAGCAGCTCATTCAGCCGATTATTGCAGAAGCGAAGCAGAATGGGGTCATTGTTCAGTTCGCCGACAAGCGGAAGCTGGATCAAATGGCTGACGGCCTGCAGCATCAAGGAATCGTCGCTCAAGTGGCGGCGTACGCTTACGCAGAGGTTGAGGATTTACTAGCAAGGGCTGAGGAACGCGGAGAGATGCCGTTCTTGCTCCTGCTTGATGAAATAGAAGACCCGCACAACCTAGGTTCGATTCTGCGTACAGCGGATTGTACCGGTGTGCATGGGGTCATTATCCCGAAAAGACGTTCGGTAGGATTGACGGCCACGGTGTCGAAGACATCTGCCGGCGCCGTAGAGTATGTGCCGGTTGCGCGTGTGACGAACTTGGCCCAGACCATCGAGCTGTTAAAGGAGCGCGGAGTATGGGTTGCCGGTGCAGATGTCGGTGCTGAGCAGCCGGTGTACCAGACGAATTTGGCCCTGCCGCTTGCCATTGTGATTGGTAATGAAGGCAAAGGCGTTGGTCGATTGATTAAGGAAAAGTGCGATTTTTTGCTTAAGCTGCCAATGGTCGGGCAAATTAACTCGCTTAATGCCTCCGTAGCCGCGTCGGTCTTCATGTATGAAGTCGTACGGCAGCGGACGGCTGCCCGCTAG
- the rpoB gene encoding DNA-directed RNA polymerase subunit beta, with the protein MRGESKLAGHLVQLGRRKRRSYARIHEVLEVPNLIEIQQKSYQWFLDEGLREMFQDISPIQDFTGNLVLEFIDYSLGEPKYSMDESKERDVTFAAPLRVKVRLINKETGEVKEQEVFMGDFPLMTETGTFIINGAERVIVSQLVRSPSVYFSTKVDKNGKKAYTATVIPNRGAWLELETDAKDIIYVRIDRTRKIPVTVLLRALGFGTDAEIIDLLGDDEYIRNTLDKDNTDSTDKALIEIYERLRPGEPPTLDNARSLLVARFFDPKRYDLANVGRYKINKKLHIKNRLFNQRLAETLADPETGEIIAEAGQQLDRRLLDTIIPYLEENVGFKEYTVVNGVIEMDKIPMQHISVYSPIEDGKVVKVIANGKIEKTVKNITPADIIASINYFINLLHGIGSTDDIDHLGNRRLRSVGELLQNQFRIGLSRMERVVRERMSIQDVNTITPQQLINIRPVIASIKEFFGSSQLSQFMDQTNPLAELTHKRRLSALGPGGLTRERAGFEVRDVHHSHYGRMCPIETPEGPNIGLINSLSTFARVNEFGFIEAPYRRVDPNNGVVTDEISYLTADEEDNYVVAQANAELTEEGKFANDSVIVRYKDDILTLPKDRVDYMDVSPKQVVSVATALIPFLENDDSNRALMGSNMQRQAVPLLIPKSPLVGTGMEHKSAKDSGVCIVSKVNGVVERVSANEIWVRRQEVVDGRLVNGDIVKHKLHKFLRSNQGTCINQRPICHKGEQVRVGDILADGPSTEMGELALGRNVVVAFMTWEGYNYEDAILLSEKLVKEDVYTSIHIEEYESEARDTKLGPEEITRDIPNVGEDALKNLDERGIIRVGAEIAAGDILVGKVTPKGVTELTAEERLLHAIFGEKAREVRDTSLRVPHGTDGIVVDVKVFTRENGDELPPGVNQLVRVYIAQKRKISEGDKMAGRHGNKGVIARILPEEDMPFMPDGTPVEVVLNPLGVPSRMNIGQVLEVHLGMAAKYLGIHTASPVFDGAREYDVFDTMEEAGMQRNGKTILYDGRTGDEFEREVTVGVMYMIKLAHMVDDKIHARSTGPYSLVTQQPLGGKAQFGGQRFGEMEVWALEAYGAAYTLQEILTVKSDDVVGRVKTYESIVKGENVPEPGVPESFKVLIKELQSLGMDVKILSENEEEIEMKETDDEDEVTSDKLNLNLEGAEMGVE; encoded by the coding sequence ATAAGGGGTGAATCTAAGTTGGCGGGACATCTTGTTCAATTAGGTCGACGTAAACGCAGGTCATACGCGCGGATTCATGAGGTATTGGAGGTTCCAAACCTGATTGAAATCCAACAAAAATCATATCAGTGGTTTTTGGATGAAGGATTGCGTGAAATGTTTCAAGATATTTCCCCGATCCAAGATTTTACGGGGAATTTGGTGTTGGAATTCATCGACTACAGCTTGGGCGAGCCCAAGTATTCGATGGATGAATCCAAGGAACGCGACGTCACCTTCGCTGCACCGCTTCGTGTGAAAGTTCGTTTGATTAATAAAGAAACCGGAGAAGTCAAAGAACAGGAAGTCTTTATGGGCGATTTTCCGCTGATGACTGAGACGGGCACTTTTATTATCAACGGCGCTGAACGGGTTATCGTCAGCCAGCTGGTTCGTTCCCCGAGCGTCTATTTTAGCACGAAAGTCGATAAGAACGGTAAAAAAGCTTATACCGCTACCGTTATTCCGAACCGCGGCGCTTGGCTCGAGCTTGAGACGGATGCGAAGGATATTATCTATGTGCGTATTGACCGCACAAGAAAAATCCCTGTAACTGTGCTGCTTCGCGCGCTTGGTTTCGGTACCGACGCGGAAATCATAGACTTGCTGGGTGACGATGAGTACATCCGCAACACGTTGGACAAGGATAATACCGATTCGACGGACAAGGCCTTGATTGAAATTTACGAGCGTCTTCGTCCGGGCGAGCCGCCGACGCTGGATAATGCAAGAAGCTTGTTGGTGGCAAGATTCTTCGATCCGAAGCGTTACGACCTTGCCAATGTAGGTCGCTATAAAATCAATAAAAAGCTTCATATCAAAAACCGTCTGTTTAATCAACGTCTGGCCGAAACGCTGGCTGATCCGGAAACAGGCGAAATTATAGCAGAAGCAGGACAGCAGCTTGACCGGCGCTTGCTCGACACGATCATTCCTTACTTGGAAGAAAATGTCGGATTTAAAGAGTATACGGTCGTTAATGGCGTGATCGAGATGGATAAGATTCCGATGCAGCACATTAGCGTCTATTCCCCTATTGAAGATGGGAAAGTCGTTAAAGTTATTGCTAACGGAAAAATTGAAAAAACGGTTAAAAATATTACGCCAGCTGATATCATTGCATCGATCAACTATTTCATTAACTTGCTGCATGGGATTGGAAGCACAGATGATATCGACCACTTGGGTAACCGTCGTTTGCGTTCCGTGGGAGAGCTCCTGCAAAACCAGTTCCGTATCGGGTTGTCTCGGATGGAGCGCGTGGTTCGCGAGCGTATGTCGATTCAAGACGTCAATACGATCACGCCTCAGCAATTGATCAACATTCGTCCGGTCATCGCTTCGATCAAGGAGTTCTTTGGAAGCTCCCAGCTGTCGCAGTTTATGGACCAGACGAATCCGCTTGCCGAGCTGACGCATAAACGCCGTCTGTCCGCTCTCGGACCTGGTGGTTTGACGCGTGAACGCGCGGGCTTTGAAGTACGGGACGTGCATCACTCCCACTATGGGCGGATGTGTCCGATTGAGACCCCGGAAGGACCGAACATCGGTCTGATCAACTCCTTATCCACGTTCGCGCGTGTGAATGAGTTCGGCTTTATTGAAGCTCCGTATCGCCGAGTTGATCCGAACAATGGTGTCGTAACGGATGAAATTTCGTATTTGACGGCCGATGAAGAAGATAATTACGTCGTTGCCCAAGCGAACGCCGAGTTGACTGAAGAAGGTAAATTTGCGAATGATTCCGTCATTGTCCGTTACAAAGACGATATTTTGACACTGCCCAAAGACCGTGTCGACTACATGGACGTTTCTCCAAAGCAAGTAGTATCGGTAGCGACAGCGCTGATTCCGTTCTTGGAAAACGACGACTCCAACCGTGCTCTCATGGGTTCCAACATGCAACGTCAAGCCGTTCCGCTTCTTATCCCTAAATCGCCTCTTGTCGGTACGGGGATGGAGCACAAATCGGCTAAGGATTCGGGTGTTTGTATCGTTTCCAAGGTGAATGGCGTGGTAGAAAGGGTGTCGGCTAACGAGATCTGGGTACGTCGTCAAGAGGTTGTGGACGGCCGACTGGTGAACGGAGACATTGTTAAACATAAATTGCACAAATTTTTACGTTCTAACCAAGGTACATGTATCAACCAGCGTCCGATTTGCCATAAAGGTGAACAAGTTCGCGTAGGAGATATCTTGGCTGATGGTCCGTCGACGGAGATGGGTGAGCTTGCGCTTGGTCGGAACGTTGTGGTCGCATTTATGACGTGGGAAGGCTATAACTACGAGGATGCGATTTTGCTCAGTGAAAAACTAGTGAAGGAAGACGTATATACTTCCATTCACATTGAAGAATATGAGTCCGAAGCGCGGGATACCAAGCTTGGACCTGAGGAAATCACGCGAGATATTCCGAACGTTGGCGAAGATGCATTAAAGAATCTTGACGAGCGTGGAATTATCCGCGTCGGTGCGGAGATTGCCGCAGGCGATATTCTGGTTGGTAAAGTAACACCAAAAGGGGTTACGGAGCTGACGGCGGAAGAACGTTTGCTGCATGCGATCTTCGGTGAAAAGGCTCGTGAGGTGCGTGACACATCACTGCGCGTTCCACACGGTACGGACGGTATCGTAGTCGACGTAAAAGTGTTCACCCGTGAGAACGGCGACGAACTGCCTCCTGGCGTAAACCAGCTGGTGCGCGTCTATATCGCACAAAAGCGGAAAATTTCCGAAGGCGATAAAATGGCTGGTCGTCACGGTAACAAAGGGGTTATTGCCCGGATTTTACCGGAAGAGGACATGCCGTTCATGCCGGACGGCACGCCTGTTGAGGTTGTACTGAACCCGCTGGGCGTTCCTTCCCGAATGAATATCGGACAGGTGTTGGAAGTTCATTTAGGTATGGCTGCCAAGTATCTCGGTATTCATACGGCTTCGCCGGTATTCGACGGTGCCCGTGAATATGATGTGTTCGATACGATGGAAGAAGCCGGAATGCAGCGCAACGGTAAGACGATCTTGTACGATGGAAGAACCGGTGACGAGTTTGAGCGTGAAGTGACGGTAGGCGTCATGTATATGATCAAGCTGGCGCACATGGTTGACGATAAAATCCATGCACGTTCGACGGGACCATACTCCCTTGTTACGCAGCAGCCTCTGGGTGGTAAAGCTCAGTTCGGTGGACAGCGTTTCGGTGAGATGGAGGTATGGGCGCTCGAAGCATATGGCGCTGCATACACACTGCAGGAAATTTTGACCGTGAAATCCGATGACGTTGTAGGCCGCGTCAAAACGTATGAATCGATTGTGAAGGGCGAGAACGTTCCGGAGCCTGGGGTACCAGAGTCCTTCAAGGTCTTGATCAAAGAGCTTCAAAGCTTGGGTATGGATGTGAAAATCTTGTCTGAGAACGAAGAAGAGATTGAGATGAAGGAAACGGACGATGAGGATGAGGTTACGAGTGATAAACTCAACCTGAACCTTGAAGGCGCGGAAATGGGAGTCGAGTAA
- a CDS encoding NYN domain-containing protein codes for MIQETLIVDGYNIIGDWPELRALKEIKLEEARDRLIEMMGEYQSFSGMKVIVVFDAYYVPGLGGKYVQNKLAIYYTKEKETADELIERLVTAHIGRRKQVYVATSDMTEQHVIFGKGAFRVPASELLVKLRQARVEIRRKIENEAAGRRNTFDKRLSDDVRAMFEKWRRGR; via the coding sequence ATGATACAGGAAACTTTAATCGTAGACGGATACAACATTATCGGTGACTGGCCTGAGCTTCGGGCGCTAAAAGAAATCAAGCTGGAAGAAGCGCGGGATCGGCTAATTGAGATGATGGGGGAATATCAATCGTTCTCGGGCATGAAAGTGATCGTTGTATTTGACGCTTATTATGTTCCGGGACTTGGTGGTAAATATGTGCAAAATAAGCTTGCGATTTACTACACCAAAGAGAAGGAAACGGCGGATGAACTGATCGAGCGATTGGTTACGGCGCATATCGGCCGGCGCAAGCAAGTATATGTGGCCACTTCAGATATGACAGAGCAGCATGTTATTTTTGGTAAGGGTGCTTTCCGTGTACCGGCAAGCGAGCTTCTCGTGAAGCTGCGACAGGCGCGTGTGGAGATCCGGCGTAAGATTGAAAACGAGGCCGCGGGGCGGCGGAATACCTTCGACAAGCGGCTTAGCGACGATGTTCGGGCCATGTTCGAAAAGTGGCGAAGAGGGCGGTAG
- the rplJ gene encoding 50S ribosomal protein L10 has product MANVKIIEQKAQQVTVVADKLKESSCAIVADYRGLNVAQVTELRKQLREAGVEFQVLKNTLVRRATATAELSELNEYLTGPTAIAFSKEDIVTPAKILADFAKKNDKLNIKAGVVEGKVVDYNQIKALAELPSREGLLSMLLSVLQAPVRNFALAVKAVSEKQEAGAQEA; this is encoded by the coding sequence ATGGCAAACGTAAAAATTATCGAGCAAAAAGCACAGCAGGTTACTGTTGTAGCTGATAAGCTGAAAGAAAGCTCTTGCGCAATCGTTGCGGACTACCGCGGTTTGAACGTAGCTCAAGTAACGGAGCTTCGCAAACAACTGCGTGAAGCTGGTGTGGAATTCCAAGTATTGAAAAATACATTGGTACGCCGTGCTACTGCAACTGCAGAATTGTCCGAATTGAATGAGTATCTGACTGGTCCTACAGCGATCGCATTCAGTAAAGAAGATATCGTGACTCCGGCCAAAATTTTGGCGGACTTCGCTAAGAAGAACGATAAGCTGAATATTAAAGCAGGCGTTGTTGAAGGTAAAGTGGTTGATTACAACCAAATTAAAGCGCTGGCGGAACTGCCTTCCAGAGAAGGTCTTCTGTCCATGTTGCTCAGCGTGCTTCAAGCTCCTGTTCGCAACTTCGCCCTTGCGGTTAAAGCTGTGTCCGAGAAGCAAGAAGCTGGCGCGCAAGAAGCTTAA
- the rplK gene encoding 50S ribosomal protein L11 — protein MAKKVIKMVKLQVPAGKANPAPPIGPALGQAGVNIMAFCKEFNARTADQAGLIIPVEITVFEDRSFTFVTKTPPAAVLLRVAAGIEKGSGEPNKKKVATVKRSTVREIAEQKMPDLNAASVETAMRMVEGTARSMGVTIVD, from the coding sequence ATGGCAAAAAAGGTTATCAAAATGGTGAAATTGCAGGTTCCTGCAGGAAAAGCGAATCCGGCTCCGCCGATCGGTCCTGCTCTTGGTCAAGCTGGTGTTAACATCATGGCTTTCTGTAAAGAGTTTAATGCTCGTACAGCTGACCAAGCGGGTCTCATCATTCCGGTTGAAATTACGGTATTCGAAGATCGTTCTTTCACGTTCGTTACCAAAACGCCTCCGGCTGCCGTATTACTGCGTGTAGCTGCAGGGATCGAAAAAGGATCCGGCGAACCGAACAAGAAGAAGGTTGCGACTGTTAAGCGTTCGACAGTTCGCGAAATTGCCGAGCAAAAAATGCCTGACCTGAATGCGGCATCCGTTGAGACTGCTATGCGTATGGTCGAAGGTACTGCTCGCAGCATGGGTGTCACAATCGTAGACTAA
- a CDS encoding class I SAM-dependent methyltransferase — translation MSEHYYSRKPSVEHDLHSIEEMIRGRRFVFMTDAGVFSKKGVDYGSRLLVETMAFPVDARVLDVGCGYGPIGLSAAVLAHKGSVTMVDINERAVELARQNANRNNIGNVEILQSDLLSEVKGRTFDVVLTNPPIRAGKETVHRILEQAHEVLTPGGSLWVVIQKKQGAPSAYGKLESLFARVEEVERDKGYWILKATK, via the coding sequence GTGTCGGAGCATTACTATTCCCGGAAGCCCAGCGTTGAACATGATCTGCATAGCATTGAAGAGATGATTCGCGGACGCAGGTTTGTGTTTATGACGGATGCCGGGGTGTTCTCAAAAAAGGGGGTTGATTACGGATCGAGGCTGCTTGTGGAAACAATGGCGTTTCCGGTTGATGCCCGGGTTCTTGATGTGGGATGTGGATATGGGCCGATCGGGCTGTCGGCTGCGGTGCTCGCACATAAGGGGAGCGTCACCATGGTGGATATTAATGAGCGGGCTGTGGAGCTGGCGAGACAAAATGCCAATCGGAACAACATAGGCAATGTGGAAATACTGCAGAGCGATTTGCTTTCGGAGGTGAAGGGGCGGACGTTTGATGTGGTTCTGACCAATCCTCCCATCCGAGCCGGTAAAGAGACGGTACACCGTATTCTCGAACAAGCACATGAAGTGCTGACTCCGGGTGGATCCCTCTGGGTCGTGATTCAGAAGAAGCAGGGCGCTCCATCTGCATATGGCAAGCTGGAATCTCTCTTTGCTCGTGTGGAAGAGGTGGAGAGGGATAAGGGTTATTGGATCCTTAAAGCAACAAAGTAA
- the rpmG gene encoding 50S ribosomal protein L33: MRVIITLACTNCKQRNYTSTKNKRNHPDRMELKKYCKFCNEQTAHRETR; encoded by the coding sequence ATGCGGGTGATCATCACTTTAGCGTGCACAAACTGCAAGCAAAGAAACTATACATCCACCAAAAATAAGCGCAACCATCCTGACCGCATGGAGTTGAAGAAATATTGCAAGTTTTGCAATGAACAAACAGCTCATCGCGAAACTCGCTAG
- the rplA gene encoding 50S ribosomal protein L1, translating into MAKHGKKYLEVAKQIDAEAFYEALEAIELVKKTARAKFDETVEVAVRLGVDPRKQDQAVRGVVVLPHGTGKTKRVLVFAKGEKAKEAEAAGADFVGDQDMINKIQQGWFDFDVCVATPDMMSEVGKLGRILGGKGLMPNPKAGTVTFDVTKAVQEIKAGKIEYRLDKAGQIHAPIGKVSFEAEKLAENFKALIDALNRAKPAAAKGVYLKNVAVSSTMGPSARVNAAALR; encoded by the coding sequence GTGGCTAAACACGGTAAGAAATACTTGGAAGTTGCCAAGCAAATCGACGCCGAAGCTTTCTACGAGGCGCTCGAAGCGATCGAACTCGTGAAAAAGACGGCGCGTGCCAAATTCGACGAAACCGTTGAAGTGGCTGTGCGTTTGGGTGTAGACCCGAGAAAACAAGATCAAGCCGTTCGTGGTGTGGTTGTACTGCCTCACGGCACAGGCAAAACAAAACGCGTACTTGTATTCGCCAAAGGTGAAAAAGCCAAAGAAGCGGAAGCGGCAGGAGCCGATTTCGTAGGCGATCAAGACATGATCAATAAGATCCAGCAAGGCTGGTTCGACTTCGATGTCTGCGTAGCTACGCCGGACATGATGAGCGAAGTGGGTAAGCTCGGTCGTATCTTGGGTGGTAAAGGTTTGATGCCGAATCCGAAGGCGGGTACTGTTACGTTCGACGTGACAAAAGCCGTTCAAGAGATCAAGGCTGGTAAAATCGAATACCGTCTGGATAAAGCCGGACAAATTCACGCGCCGATCGGGAAAGTTTCTTTCGAAGCCGAAAAGCTTGCTGAAAACTTCAAAGCTTTGATCGATGCGCTTAACAGAGCGAAGCCGGCAGCAGCTAAAGGGGTATACCTGAAGAACGTTGCAGTATCCTCGACAATGGGTCCGAGCGCTCGTGTGAATGCAGCAGCCCTAAGATAG
- the rplL gene encoding 50S ribosomal protein L7/L12 — protein sequence MSKEQILEAIKGMTVLELNDLVKAIEEEFGVTAAAPVAVVAGGGAAEAQEQSEFDVILTSAGASKINVIKVVREITGLGLKEAKDLVDGAPKALKEKIAKEEAEALKAKLEEAGASVEVK from the coding sequence ATGAGCAAAGAGCAAATTTTGGAAGCTATCAAAGGCATGACTGTATTGGAACTGAACGACTTGGTTAAAGCAATCGAAGAAGAGTTTGGCGTAACAGCAGCAGCTCCAGTAGCAGTAGTAGCTGGCGGCGGCGCAGCAGAAGCACAAGAGCAATCCGAATTCGACGTTATCCTGACAAGCGCAGGCGCGTCCAAAATCAACGTTATCAAAGTCGTTCGTGAAATCACAGGCCTTGGCTTGAAAGAAGCAAAAGACCTCGTAGACGGCGCACCAAAAGCGTTGAAAGAGAAAATTGCTAAAGAAGAAGCAGAAGCCCTCAAAGCTAAGTTGGAAGAAGCAGGCGCTTCCGTAGAAGTGAAGTAA
- the sigH gene encoding RNA polymerase sporulation sigma factor SigH — MSVDFKELRMDEYDLKADEDLVEAVRDGNSDALEYLINKYKNFVRAKARSYFLIGADREDIVQEGMIGLYKAIRDFRGDKLASFKAFAELCITRQIITAIKTATRQKHIPLNSYVSLDKPIYDEDSDRTLLDVICGSRVSDPEELIINQEEFSGLEDKMGEILSDLERRVLMLYLDGRSYQEIAVDLDRHVKSIDNALQRVKRKLERYLEVRDA, encoded by the coding sequence GTGAGTGTCGACTTCAAAGAGTTGAGAATGGACGAATACGACCTCAAGGCAGACGAAGATCTTGTCGAAGCGGTCCGAGATGGAAATAGCGATGCACTGGAGTACTTGATCAACAAGTATAAAAACTTCGTCCGCGCCAAAGCACGTTCTTATTTTTTGATTGGCGCTGACAGGGAAGATATCGTGCAAGAAGGCATGATCGGTCTATATAAAGCGATCCGCGATTTCCGTGGGGATAAGCTTGCCTCCTTTAAAGCTTTTGCTGAACTGTGCATAACCCGCCAAATCATTACTGCGATTAAAACCGCCACGCGGCAAAAGCACATTCCTCTGAATTCTTACGTTTCGCTGGATAAGCCTATTTATGATGAAGATTCCGACCGGACGCTGCTTGATGTGATCTGTGGCTCCAGGGTATCGGATCCGGAGGAGCTCATCATCAATCAGGAGGAGTTCAGTGGACTTGAGGATAAGATGGGCGAGATATTGAGTGATCTTGAACGCAGAGTGCTGATGTTGTATTTGGACGGACGCTCCTATCAGGAGATTGCTGTTGATCTTGACCGTCACGTCAAGTCAATTGACAATGCGCTTCAACGGGTGAAACGCAAGCTGGAAAGGTATTTGGAAGTTCGCGATGCGTAA
- a CDS encoding Mini-ribonuclease 3 produces the protein MEWDGLLDQEIKTNLFSFPPARETSQLHPLVLAYMGDAVYEVFVRQYVVAQTNHKPNYLHRMATQYVSAKSQAKSLQRWLPYLTEEELDVVKRGRNAKSGTTAKNADVLEYRHSTAFECLIGFLYYTQQWERLHYLMMLSLERDK, from the coding sequence ATGGAATGGGACGGACTGTTGGATCAGGAGATCAAAACCAATTTATTTTCTTTCCCGCCCGCCCGTGAAACGAGCCAGCTTCATCCGCTCGTACTGGCCTATATGGGAGACGCTGTCTATGAGGTGTTCGTACGGCAGTATGTGGTTGCGCAAACAAACCATAAGCCAAACTACTTACATCGGATGGCTACCCAATATGTTTCGGCCAAATCGCAGGCCAAATCACTGCAGCGCTGGCTGCCGTATTTGACTGAGGAGGAACTGGATGTCGTCAAACGGGGGCGCAATGCCAAGTCGGGGACGACGGCGAAGAATGCGGATGTGCTGGAATATCGGCACAGCACCGCTTTTGAGTGTTTGATCGGCTTTTTGTATTACACGCAGCAATGGGAGCGACTTCACTATTTGATGATGCTATCGTTGGAGCGGGATAAATAA
- the nusG gene encoding transcription termination/antitermination protein NusG produces the protein MEKRWYVVHTYSGYENKVKANLEKRVESMDMKDKIFRVLVPMEEELVNKDGKKKTVMRKVYPGYVLVEMIQTDDSWYVVRNTPGVTGFVGSTGSGSKPTALLPDEVDAILKHMGMEEPKPKIDFELKETVRVKVGPFANFVGSVEEILIDKSKLKVHVNMFGRETPLELDYNQVEKL, from the coding sequence ATGGAAAAAAGATGGTACGTCGTACATACCTATTCAGGGTATGAAAACAAGGTGAAGGCAAATCTAGAAAAACGCGTCGAATCCATGGATATGAAGGACAAAATTTTTCGCGTGCTCGTTCCCATGGAAGAAGAGCTTGTGAATAAGGACGGTAAGAAGAAGACGGTCATGCGTAAAGTGTATCCCGGTTATGTCCTTGTGGAGATGATCCAGACGGATGATTCGTGGTATGTCGTGCGCAACACACCCGGAGTTACCGGGTTTGTTGGATCGACCGGTTCGGGTTCGAAACCGACGGCACTGCTTCCTGATGAAGTGGATGCGATTCTTAAGCACATGGGTATGGAAGAGCCGAAGCCGAAGATCGACTTCGAGCTCAAAGAGACGGTTCGCGTGAAAGTTGGACCTTTTGCCAATTTCGTCGGATCCGTAGAAGAAATTCTGATCGACAAAAGCAAGCTGAAGGTTCATGTCAACATGTTCGGCAGAGAGACGCCGTTGGAGCTTGACTACAACCAGGTGGAAAAGCTGTAG
- the secE gene encoding preprotein translocase subunit SecE, giving the protein MSFLAKMKQGFGNTFSFFTDSWSELKKVKWPSRKELISYTLVVLFTVTLVTVYFYVLDLGISELLRLVFQ; this is encoded by the coding sequence GTGTCCTTTTTGGCTAAAATGAAGCAGGGATTCGGCAACACATTTTCTTTTTTTACGGACAGTTGGTCCGAACTGAAAAAAGTAAAATGGCCTAGCCGTAAAGAGTTGATTAGCTACACGCTGGTCGTATTATTTACGGTCACCTTAGTGACGGTGTACTTCTACGTTCTGGACCTGGGAATTTCAGAGCTGCTTCGCCTCGTGTTTCAATAA